A genomic region of Maledivibacter sp. contains the following coding sequences:
- a CDS encoding M23 family metallopeptidase: protein MTKSFYDDEFYDLTDLSDYDTVDSITSLIDSEKEKYDEFAKEVEKQLKYLDAVPDSWPVIGKITSKFGYRIHPISNRRQFHKGLDIANKSGSNITAAASGIVTYSGWNGGYGKVIIVSHGYGYKSVYAHNKNNLVNVGDRVKKGQVIAELGSTGRSTGPHVHFEVRYNGKQIDPLGVLKNNKK, encoded by the coding sequence ATGACAAAGAGCTTCTATGACGATGAATTTTATGATTTAACAGATTTATCTGATTATGACACTGTTGATTCTATCACAAGCTTAATTGACTCAGAGAAAGAAAAATATGATGAATTTGCCAAGGAAGTTGAAAAACAATTAAAATATTTAGATGCTGTTCCCGATAGTTGGCCTGTCATAGGAAAAATAACTTCTAAATTTGGTTACAGAATACATCCCATCTCTAACAGGCGTCAATTTCATAAAGGTTTAGATATTGCTAACAAATCAGGATCAAATATTACTGCAGCAGCCAGTGGTATTGTGACCTATTCTGGCTGGAACGGTGGTTATGGTAAAGTGATTATAGTATCCCATGGATATGGTTATAAAAGTGTTTATGCCCATAATAAGAATAACCTTGTTAATGTTGGTGATAGGGTAAAAAAAGGACAAGTAATAGCTGAGCTTGGCAGCACAGGAAGAAGTACTGGTCCCCATGTTCATTTTGAAGTTCGTTATAATGGAAAACAAATTGACCCATTAGGGGTCCTTAAAAACAATAAAAAATAA
- a CDS encoding polymer-forming cytoskeletal protein: MIKKKNNTSPQGFDTLIGNNAAFEGSLKTSGLLRIDGHFNGDIDVSGNIIIGKEGKVIGNIKTDSIEISGIVDGNIKASGQLKICSTGKISGDIEVESFIVEDKAIFDGKCKMMNNTSTQMKDTKKTSREKATA; encoded by the coding sequence ATGATAAAAAAGAAAAACAATACTTCACCTCAAGGATTTGATACCTTAATAGGCAACAACGCCGCCTTTGAAGGTTCATTAAAAACTAGTGGCCTGCTTAGAATAGACGGTCATTTTAACGGTGATATAGACGTAAGCGGAAACATCATAATTGGTAAAGAAGGTAAAGTTATAGGTAATATTAAAACAGATAGTATTGAAATATCAGGTATTGTAGATGGCAACATAAAGGCTTCTGGACAACTTAAGATATGTAGTACCGGAAAAATCTCTGGTGATATTGAAGTAGAAAGCTTCATAGTTGAAGATAAAGCTATATTTGATGGTAAATGTAAAATGATGAATAATACCTCTACTCAAATGAAGGATACTAAAAAAACATCTAGGGAAAAGGCAACAGCCTGA
- a CDS encoding PLP-dependent aminotransferase family protein, with protein sequence MDRFKTIVLNRNSTEHLYSQLYNSIKDLIVDKKIKAHEKLPPIRKLADLLGVNNITIVKAYNLLENKNYIYKKVGSGTFVSPIKDENSLSRLGGLEEDAYDDIRLMDRGQIEVRENMINFASATPTPQLFPVSDFKEVLNEVLDRDKGLAFGYQESKGYFPLREYIVEYLEFYQINTGIENIQIISGAQQGIDIISKALLKHGDTVIVESPTYTGAIATFESRGVKMIQVPITKEGIDLNKLEEYIEKYNPKLIYTMPNFQNPTGYSYSLETKKGLLELASKKGLIIIEDDYLTDLNFYTNDNVTLKSMDKNENVIYIKSFSKMFMPGLRLGLLIVPINLNNEILVAKQASDISTSSLIQRAFDLYLRKGIWKRHITYMKKNYRERFDVMVKSLERYLPEGTTFVRPQGGINFWIGLADGFSANELYSHGISKDVAFIPGGVFYPEEIDSNYLRLSIADVYPDDIEIGIQKLSETIAKYYEKSNVKLQRKSIYRPIL encoded by the coding sequence ATGGATAGATTCAAAACGATTGTATTGAATAGAAATTCTACTGAACATTTATATAGTCAGCTATATAATTCCATAAAAGATTTAATTGTCGACAAAAAAATTAAAGCCCATGAAAAGCTGCCACCTATTAGAAAGCTTGCGGATTTACTTGGTGTTAATAATATTACCATAGTGAAGGCATATAATCTTCTTGAAAATAAAAATTATATTTACAAAAAGGTGGGAAGTGGCACCTTCGTTTCTCCTATAAAGGATGAAAACTCCTTAAGCCGATTAGGGGGCTTAGAAGAGGATGCATATGATGATATAAGGTTAATGGATAGAGGGCAAATAGAGGTTAGAGAAAATATGATTAACTTTGCAAGTGCAACTCCTACTCCTCAGCTATTTCCAGTAAGTGATTTTAAGGAAGTACTAAATGAAGTACTGGATAGGGACAAGGGATTAGCCTTTGGATATCAAGAAAGCAAGGGATATTTTCCCCTAAGAGAGTATATAGTGGAATATTTGGAGTTTTATCAAATCAATACTGGGATTGAAAATATACAGATAATATCTGGAGCGCAACAAGGAATAGATATAATATCTAAGGCACTATTAAAGCATGGAGATACGGTGATAGTGGAGTCACCTACATATACGGGGGCAATTGCTACCTTTGAATCAAGAGGGGTAAAAATGATACAAGTACCAATCACAAAGGAAGGAATAGACTTAAACAAATTAGAAGAATATATTGAAAAATATAATCCAAAGCTTATATATACCATGCCTAACTTTCAAAATCCAACTGGCTATTCATATAGCTTAGAGACTAAAAAAGGGCTCTTAGAATTGGCAAGTAAAAAGGGTTTAATTATTATTGAAGATGATTATTTAACGGATCTGAATTTTTATACTAATGATAATGTTACATTGAAAAGTATGGATAAAAATGAAAATGTAATATATATCAAAAGCTTTTCAAAAATGTTTATGCCAGGTTTACGTTTAGGTCTTCTTATAGTACCTATTAATCTAAATAACGAAATATTGGTTGCAAAGCAAGCGTCGGATATATCGACTTCAAGTCTTATTCAAAGGGCATTTGACTTATATTTGAGGAAGGGAATTTGGAAAAGACATATTACTTATATGAAAAAAAACTATAGGGAACGATTTGATGTTATGGTTAAAAGCCTAGAAAGATATTTGCCAGAGGGAACCACATTCGTAAGACCACAAGGTGGAATAAACTTTTGGATTGGTCTAGCGGATGGATTTTCTGCTAATGAGCTTTATTCTCATGGGATAAGCAAGGATGTAGCATTTATTCCAGGCGGTGTTTTTTACCCAGAGGAGATTGATAGTAATTACTTAAGATTAAGCATAGCGGATGTTTACCCCGATGATATAGAAATTGGAATTCAGAAATTAAGTGAAACTATAGCTAAATATTATGAGAAAAGCAATGTCAAACTTCAAAGGAAAAGTATATATAGACCGATATTGTAA